Proteins found in one Pontibacter sp. SGAir0037 genomic segment:
- a CDS encoding glycoside hydrolase family 2 protein: MKKTSCLFTLLFILIQAGTVVAQSPNWRPVQGRITSPWAEKVNPANPLPEYPRPQLVRKNWQNLNGLWDYAIVPKAQQTNMPASFNGQILVPFAVESALSGVGKTVGKDSVLWYKRSMSVPASLRKQRVLLHFGAVDWQCDVYVNGQKAGSHQGGYDPFYFDITSLLKNGNQQEIAVSVWDPSDDGPQPRGKQVKKPESIWYTPVTGIWQTVWLEAVPQTYITATRHTPDIDKQHIAVTAQVQNLQANDKLRVTAWDGKRKIAEQEIAGNSAAVLQVQNPKLWSPENPFLYDLQVAVVRNGKVVDEVKSYFAMRKISMEPDANGTQRMLLNNKFVFQYGPLDQGWWPDGLYTAPTEEALLFDIEKTKEMGFNMIRKHVKVEPARWYNHCDKMGMLVWQDMPSGDLGARWGNHPGIEGPGQDMQRSAESDKIFRTEWTEIMDDLYNFPSIVVWVPFNEAWGQFKTAEITNWTMEKDPSRLVNSASGGNFHPVGHIIDLHNYPDPAMPRADLFGAKQVIVLGEFGGLGLPLEGHTWQQKNNWGYQSFKNADELFTRYEAFMTKLEDLVKRGLSAAVYTQTTDVEIETNGLMTYDRKVIKVPAEKLKQVHTKLYNPALVNTKR; the protein is encoded by the coding sequence ATGAAAAAAACTTCTTGTCTTTTTACGCTGCTCTTTATCCTGATACAGGCAGGCACCGTTGTGGCTCAAAGTCCCAACTGGCGTCCTGTGCAGGGCAGAATTACATCGCCCTGGGCCGAAAAAGTAAATCCGGCCAATCCGCTGCCAGAGTACCCACGCCCACAACTGGTGCGCAAAAACTGGCAGAACCTGAATGGTCTCTGGGATTATGCTATCGTACCTAAAGCACAGCAGACCAACATGCCGGCTTCATTTAACGGGCAAATCCTGGTGCCCTTTGCGGTAGAATCTGCTTTATCGGGAGTGGGAAAGACAGTTGGCAAGGATAGCGTGTTGTGGTACAAGCGCAGCATGAGTGTGCCAGCCAGTTTACGTAAGCAAAGGGTGCTGCTTCATTTTGGGGCAGTAGACTGGCAGTGCGATGTTTATGTGAACGGGCAGAAAGCTGGCAGCCATCAGGGCGGCTACGATCCATTTTATTTTGATATAACCTCTCTCCTGAAAAACGGTAACCAGCAGGAAATCGCGGTAAGCGTCTGGGACCCCAGCGATGACGGACCGCAACCCCGCGGTAAGCAGGTGAAGAAGCCGGAAAGTATCTGGTACACACCCGTAACAGGTATCTGGCAGACGGTATGGCTTGAGGCGGTGCCCCAAACTTATATCACGGCCACACGCCATACGCCCGACATCGATAAGCAGCATATAGCTGTTACGGCCCAGGTGCAAAACCTGCAGGCGAACGATAAACTGCGTGTTACTGCCTGGGATGGTAAAAGAAAAATTGCAGAGCAGGAAATAGCCGGTAACAGTGCAGCGGTGCTACAGGTCCAGAACCCAAAGCTTTGGTCGCCGGAGAATCCTTTTCTGTATGATCTGCAGGTTGCAGTAGTGAGAAATGGTAAAGTGGTTGACGAAGTGAAAAGCTATTTCGCTATGCGCAAAATCAGCATGGAACCGGATGCCAACGGCACACAGCGCATGTTGCTCAACAATAAATTTGTTTTTCAGTATGGTCCGCTCGATCAGGGCTGGTGGCCCGATGGTTTGTATACAGCTCCAACCGAAGAAGCTTTGCTGTTTGATATTGAAAAGACAAAGGAAATGGGCTTTAACATGATCCGGAAGCACGTTAAAGTAGAGCCTGCCCGCTGGTACAACCATTGTGATAAAATGGGCATGCTGGTTTGGCAGGATATGCCAAGTGGCGATCTGGGAGCCAGATGGGGAAATCATCCGGGCATTGAGGGGCCGGGGCAGGATATGCAGCGTTCTGCCGAATCAGACAAGATTTTCCGTACGGAATGGACAGAGATAATGGACGATCTATATAATTTCCCGAGCATTGTGGTATGGGTGCCTTTTAACGAAGCCTGGGGGCAGTTTAAGACGGCTGAAATTACCAACTGGACAATGGAAAAAGATCCTAGCCGCTTGGTGAACAGCGCCAGCGGTGGTAATTTTCATCCGGTAGGCCATATCATCGATCTGCACAACTACCCGGATCCTGCTATGCCTCGAGCCGATCTGTTTGGAGCGAAACAAGTGATCGTGCTGGGAGAATTTGGCGGGCTGGGCCTGCCGCTGGAAGGACATACCTGGCAGCAAAAAAACAACTGGGGCTATCAGAGCTTTAAAAATGCGGATGAATTGTTTACGCGCTACGAAGCTTTCATGACAAAACTGGAAGACCTGGTAAAGAGAGGACTGTCGGCCGCTGTTTATACCCAGACAACAGATGTAGAGATAGAAACAAACGGCCTGATGACCTACGACAGAAAGGTAATCAAGGTGCCGGCAGAGAAGCTGAAGCAGGTGCATACCAAACTGTACAATCCGGCGCTGGTAAATACGAAGCGCTAA